One region of Chryseobacterium muglaense genomic DNA includes:
- a CDS encoding OmpP1/FadL family transporter — MLKKSLVLIGVTAAFYLQAQDISTIRNSIDVYSNTPMVGSSKFNAMVGSNGALGGDATALLTNPAGLGVAIAGDVSATLSVTDNKNTSSLAGSSINYNITKANIGNASGVAAFQLMTESPWKFINVGASISTQSLENYVETGGNTNVSIPKNLVDGSGNAVVGNLAYLGHAYNRYGTQTKFNLGVGANYNNSLYLGASLNMHYADLNQYDSANFGLDLDKTIYSFDKQYTPFSEKSNGFSATVGVIGKITNQFRLGASIETPTWWNIDRIYSDYYTSTDDGLIYYDNFVENRSFRSPMKATFSGAFVPTKNFAINVDYTLGVTKPKYKVQGDAERELNSFFNDSYKNSSEIKVGAEYRIKALRLRGGYSYASSPFDAMTISAYSNNGQAGDVNYSNLILGARNTIGAGLGYDFGKFYVDAAYQNISSKYKNPFLSGNESFGTGYYSGDFDVVSPSSVVSDVKNIRNNFFLTVGWKF, encoded by the coding sequence ATGTTAAAAAAATCTCTAGTATTAATAGGTGTGACTGCAGCATTCTATTTGCAGGCTCAGGATATATCAACGATAAGAAATTCAATTGATGTTTATTCAAACACACCAATGGTTGGATCATCAAAGTTTAATGCAATGGTAGGTTCAAACGGAGCTTTGGGTGGTGATGCAACAGCATTACTTACCAACCCGGCAGGTTTGGGGGTTGCAATTGCAGGTGATGTTTCTGCAACTTTATCGGTCACTGATAATAAAAATACAAGCTCTTTAGCAGGGTCTTCAATTAATTATAATATTACAAAAGCTAATATCGGAAATGCGAGCGGGGTTGCTGCTTTTCAGCTGATGACAGAATCTCCTTGGAAATTTATTAATGTGGGAGCAAGTATTTCTACACAGTCACTTGAAAACTATGTAGAAACTGGAGGAAATACCAATGTTTCAATTCCAAAAAATCTTGTTGATGGCTCAGGAAATGCTGTGGTAGGTAATCTTGCTTATTTAGGACACGCTTACAACAGATATGGTACACAAACCAAATTTAATTTGGGTGTAGGTGCCAATTACAACAACTCTTTATATCTTGGGGCAAGTCTTAATATGCATTATGCAGACTTGAATCAGTATGACAGTGCTAATTTTGGGCTAGATTTAGATAAAACAATCTATTCGTTTGATAAGCAATACACTCCGTTTTCTGAGAAATCAAATGGTTTTTCAGCAACGGTAGGGGTTATTGGTAAAATCACTAATCAGTTTAGATTGGGTGCTTCAATTGAAACTCCTACTTGGTGGAATATAGATAGAATCTACTCTGATTATTATACATCAACAGATGACGGATTAATTTATTATGATAATTTTGTAGAAAACAGATCTTTCAGATCGCCTATGAAAGCTACTTTTAGTGGGGCATTTGTTCCTACAAAGAATTTTGCCATTAACGTAGATTATACTTTAGGAGTAACAAAGCCTAAATATAAAGTTCAGGGTGATGCAGAAAGAGAGCTAAACTCATTCTTTAATGATTCATATAAAAACTCATCAGAAATAAAAGTTGGTGCAGAATATAGAATCAAAGCTTTAAGATTGAGAGGTGGTTATTCTTACGCTTCAAGCCCGTTTGATGCAATGACCATTAGTGCTTATTCTAATAACGGTCAGGCTGGAGATGTTAATTATAGCAACTTGATTTTAGGAGCGAGAAATACGATTGGTGCAGGTTTAGGATATGACTTTGGTAAATTCTATGTTGATGCAGCTTATCAAAACATCAGTTCTAAATATAAAAATCCTTTCTTAAGCGGAAACGAAAGCTTCGGAACAGGATATTATTCAGGAGATTTTGATGTGGTATCACCAAGTTCAGTAGTTTCAGATGTTAAAAATATTAGAAATAATTTCTTTTTAACTGTAGGTTGGAAATTCTAA
- a CDS encoding prolyl-tRNA synthetase produces the protein MKRNIHKNLLSMLKSKGVLAVASGLLLMSCGAQMGGYSETDGVYYDPNKDTLPEGVIINGNEGNRVGEYYDYYQDDTNLIQNAEMNAAQQNNRYSNWNDSNWNSNATDSDWGNFTGSQTNYYDNSWGMMGWGSPWGWGGGFGSYWGSGWGMSMSFGWGSPWGWNNGWGWGNPYWGMYNPYWGGYYGNPYWGWGGHYHRVPYARSGANGRFGTSGTGAYRTNNSLLKGSYNNGSGFRNNTSGMRPGSSYRPSNNEGYRNNTNNNGGYRNQGGYRNPNNGMKPNMNNGVRPTRPNYNYNQQQQSQPRYRNESTRPTDNGGFRSGGFNSGSSSGGFRGGSSGGGGGMRSGGGGGFRSGGR, from the coding sequence ATGAAAAGAAATATACATAAAAATTTACTTTCAATGCTAAAATCAAAAGGGGTTTTGGCTGTTGCAAGTGGATTATTGTTAATGTCTTGTGGTGCACAGATGGGTGGATATAGCGAGACCGATGGGGTGTATTATGACCCAAATAAAGATACATTGCCGGAGGGTGTCATCATCAATGGTAATGAAGGAAACAGAGTAGGAGAATATTATGATTATTATCAAGATGATACTAATCTGATTCAAAACGCTGAAATGAACGCTGCTCAACAAAATAACCGCTACAGCAACTGGAATGATTCTAATTGGAACAGTAATGCTACCGATTCTGACTGGGGTAATTTTACAGGTAGCCAAACCAATTACTACGACAACTCGTGGGGAATGATGGGTTGGGGCTCACCTTGGGGCTGGGGCGGAGGCTTTGGTTCTTATTGGGGATCTGGCTGGGGCATGAGCATGTCTTTCGGCTGGGGTTCGCCTTGGGGATGGAACAACGGTTGGGGCTGGGGCAACCCTTATTGGGGAATGTATAACCCTTATTGGGGTGGTTACTACGGAAATCCTTATTGGGGATGGGGTGGTCATTACCACAGAGTACCTTATGCAAGAAGTGGAGCCAATGGTAGATTTGGTACTTCAGGAACAGGAGCTTACAGAACGAATAATTCTCTTTTAAAAGGCTCTTACAACAACGGTTCAGGATTCAGAAACAATACTTCAGGAATGAGACCTGGCTCTTCTTACAGACCTTCGAATAATGAAGGGTATAGAAATAATACCAATAATAACGGGGGGTATCGTAATCAGGGAGGTTACCGTAATCCGAATAATGGGATGAAACCTAATATGAATAACGGTGTAAGACCTACAAGACCAAATTACAACTACAATCAACAACAACAGTCTCAGCCAAGATACAGAAACGAAAGTACAAGACCAACTGATAATGGTGGCTTCAGATCAGGAGGTTTTAACTCTGGAAGTAGCAGTGGCGGTTTCAGAGGTGGTTCTTCCGGAGGCGGAGGTGGTATGAGATCCGGCGGAGGCGGTGGTTTCAGATCAGGTGGTAGATAA